AACACGCCGTTGGGCAGCAGCGCGAAGTTGCCGCCCGACCGCGCCCGGTTCAGGCCCACCAGGGTCCGCCCGTCTTCAACGTGCAGGCCCAGGGGCACCAGCCCCGGCGCGTAGATGCCGCTGTTGGTGGCGAACAGCACCCGGGTGCCCTCCTTGCGCAGCCGGGCGCTCAGTTGCGCGAACGTGCGGTAAGGCTGACCGGTCGTGGGATTGTTCCAGTGCAGGCGCAGCGTGTCCTTGCTCAGGTCCACGGTGGCGACGGTGTAGAGGTTCCCAGCCGCCGTCACCCGCCGCAGGTCCAGGCTTCCAGCCGTCGAGCAGGCTGTCAGCAGCGCCAGCAAGGCACTTCCCAGCAACCACCGAATCCAACGCAAACGCGACATATGCGGCCCATCATGCCTGCCCGAGATGAGCCGTGGGGCGCTGCGGGTGCTTGGCCTCCCCAGCGGTCTTTTTCCCGGCCCACCGCT
Above is a genomic segment from Deinococcus budaensis containing:
- a CDS encoding phosphodiester glycosidase family protein, giving the protein MSRLRWIRWLLGSALLALLTACSTAGSLDLRRVTAAGNLYTVATVDLSKDTLRLHWNNPTTGQPYRTFAQLSARLRKEGTRVLFATNSGIYAPGLVPLGLHVEDGRTLVGLNRARSGGNFALLPNGVFWVRGQQAGVTETQAYRRRGLRPTFATQSGPLLVQGGRLHPAFNRSGTSFKVRSGVGVCRDGRVRFVVSAGPVNFHSFAVFFRDTLDCPDALYLDGSISAYATPDTNTQFADFAGMWTVSR